The genome window GCTAAACTGGGGCAGCCCCCATTttgtttcttaatttttttatgaataacctTATTAACTTTAAAACGTAATAAAAAATTTCAGATCGATATCTTTTGTCATTTTTTTACACCAGTTTAAGATCATCAAATCCCTTTTCGTGTTTGAATTGTAGATTAACCCCTTAAGTAATATGTTTAGGCACCTTTGAGGAAATAAAATGTTAAACTCGTTCAATCCACTAAGAGGGCACAAGTCTCCTCTAGAAAGTATTACAGAGCTGCGTTATCACATTGGTATCAATGTGGTTAATTATAGAATATATAGAAAATAGAAAGTTTCAAAAAATCTGCATTTAAATGTCATTATTCAGGATAATATCCGATCAACGGAAGATAATATGGAAAATTTGacgtttttgtaaaataaaaaataatcaatAAATTCAATAGTAACGTTCGAGCTATCCTCTCTCACAATTCATGCTACCTTTGCTTCgtcaataaataattaaaaatgctCCCTTATCACTAAACATAAGTTTGAACCTCCTGAGGTGATAGAGAATAATCACATCTTAATCAGTCAATTAAAAAATTAGAATGTATTTTTTTGATAAGTTCAATACTATGTATTTGTGAAAATCAGAAATACATCATGTGGTTACGCAATGCACATTTCAACCCGCACAAGGCGCGCATTTCCACTTAGAAAAAATCCAAATGGCATGAACTTAACACATTGGCGTCGTCATAGAATAATCCAGAAAAACAACGTCCTTAAAAAATGCAAACTTTTTAACTTATACCATCTAATCCTCATTTCGTCCCAACTCCTACTCATCCAATTCACTAAAAAAAGTTTATCTCAGCTGTTTTACTGCGGTTCACTctggaaaaaaattcacttcaaaCAAAAGACCTTGCAAAAACGGCAAACCGTGTGTCTGTGTTACCCCAAaacatccatttaaaaaaagaaatgacaTGAAAATACTTCAACTCTTGGAAATATAGTGAATTTTTTCTAATGCATTTTAACATTCACATAATAAACCAAAGAATACTTTCAGAGATAATGCAAGACTTGTTCCCGCAACGTATACTTAAAATCTTTAAAACATTTCACTTTTCTTAGTACAAAATTGATCAAAACAGTGGTCACAACGATAATGCTTAGGTATCTGCCCGAGAAAATTGGATAAAGTTAGACTTCGTTAAAATATGAGGTTTCTGATGATCGGAATCACATTTTGTTGGCTATGAAATGCTTACGCTGGAATTTGATTCTTAAATGAGTATCGTCTGATATTCTACTTTCATTCAATCTCTATAATTAGAAAATGCAGTTGGTATAAAGTCAATAGTTTCAAAAGTAATTGGAAAAGTTAGTTTATAGCTATTAAATGCTGAGTTTTTAATCACATTTCGAAGAAAGAGCTGCTTAGCATATATAGACAGTTTGAACCCTTAAAACTTTCGGCGTGCAAGCACTTCAGCAAACTTTGTGTTGATTCGTTGAAAATAGATCACGCTATTCAATCACACTAGTTTTGACCAACATTGTACAAAAGATATCCTTATATGAAAATAATTCCAACATAACCTATTCCTATGTGCTGCCCATCCTTTCTTCCTATAACTCATTGTGTAATGCCTTTGGGTTTCCACCATTTTGTTCGAGTTGTACAATTTTCTCGCAAACAACGCTTACCTTTTTTAGCAGCTCAATAGCAGTCTGCAGAACGGCTTGCCATTTACGCATTTCGGTTTCATGCAAAGCTTCTTGTTGCCTTAAAAGTTCAATCCAATCTTCATGATTTTTAGGAAGGTCTCTGcaaagtggaaaaaaaatggTTGATAATTGTAGTTTAAAGTTGTAACAACAAAAGATATGAAAGATATGAAAATTCTACCAAAAAAATAGATATTATTCCGAATCAAACCTGGTGAACAAGAAGAACGAAGAGCATAGTTCTCCCCGGACCCGGATTTTTCTCGGTGGCCCAGAATACAGACTTAGCAAAATTAGATGCATATTTTGGTAATGTAGAGTGCCCTCTATTCACCCTAAACCTGAACGGTCTTATTCATGTATGAATACGTCACGAAAGCATACAAAGGATACTGATCGGTCCGTTAAATCCGAAAATTGTAGAGTTCAAGGGAATATTGCTTTATATGCCAAAAGGGCGGATCTGGTTCAGTTGTGGGACTGATATTTAATGCGCTACGCAGAGACTCAACGGGAAATACTACCTTGTGTGCATGATATTAAGGGTGCTTTTCTACAATTTGTAGAAAAAAACATAATGGATATTGTTAGTtctcattgacgcatatgaggccagctgtccggctaaagcagttaagtcatcaagggatgtaccatggtggaacaagaacctggcaagatgagaacagaggcacgaaaactcttcaaccgggcaaagcAAAccagggactggcagaggtacaaaaatgcactgacgtaCGCAGTCAGGGAagtgaaacggaacagcttctaagagtggtaagggggagcatagcactaagatacataccaagggcatggagacgggcaaaagtggtctttattccgaaagcgggtaaaaaggatcctcttcgccctaaatctttcagaccaatttgccgaacattgttcgtactcaaaacggtggagaaggtcacacacaactatattagaaccaacgtcctaaagcgtaatcccctatatcactgtcaacacgcttaccgggcaggacgatcaactaaaactgctctgtatcagctcacagaggtactacgggatgccatagaaacaaaagaaattgcactgtgcgcgtttttggatatcgagggagcattcgacaacacatcgcacacagagatacaggattccctgagccgcaaaggagtgggaaacaccctggcattctggatggaccaaaatgctagaaagcaggcaaatagaagtaccgacaggtacaaattctattgtcatgaacaccactcaagactgtccacagggtggggtactatcgcggctgatgtggaatatggtagtggatgaactcttgGATGTGTaaacaaatactgaaatacaagtccagggttacggagacgacattgttttaatctataggggcaaatatgaagataccctatgcgatagaatccaaactggactaagggttactagtgcctggtgcaggaaggtgggactgcggatcaacccagccaaaaccaccatattgccattcactaggaggcgtaagcttgatcacctgagagccataacattacatgatatggaggtgaaacgcgaaacagaggtcaaatatttgggaattacgctagaccaaaaattactctggaaggcacatgtcggaaacacttgtaggaaagccacaagggcttTGATgagttgcagatccatagcaggaaaaaaatggggttgcagtccgaagatactactttggatatatactgcaatagtaaggccaatgattacctatggagcagtaatctgagcagaaagaacagaactcagcatacaagccagggaattacataagctccaaaggctggcttgcgtgtgtatcagtggggcaatgtgggcatgcccaacggcatccctggaggtccttctgggattaacccctctccatctgcacatacagatgcaggcaaagagggcaatattcaggatggccgatagtatgaatgaggcggggagctgcctaaatcgaaagaagattgatattccttctaggcggtatcccgaattattgataccaagggataacatgacaacgaggtttcacttcgataagaagtttgaaacacgttggagtaacaaggcaaactgggagagcgtggctgcgacatacggcttaaaccagaaacaagagagagcgggtgccggtgtcattggcccaaggaaaatgtactttgagccaatgggcaggtacactagcatattccaggcggaaatatacgccatagacaaatgtgcctcctttcatctgcaaaggaactacagggggcagaccatagcttaggtccaaccaggtgaactctaaactggcgtgggaatgccttgagagactgaatacactcgggtcGACCAACAAAGtccggatactttgggttccaggccatgctgggttggaagacaacgaagcagcggacgaactagccaagaagggagcagggacgcctttgcacaggccagaacccttctgtggaatcggaaacggtttcatggctatgactctaagaaatgatgaggaacggttgagggaactatattgggcgggtctaccaggaatggagcagtccagggtacttatgggggatacgaacccatacgcacaaaggattgcttaaacctcactaaaaagtaccttcgaatcatagtgggaattctcatggtcattgtcggctgaactatcacctagggaagctagggatatctacggacactgcctgcaggttttgtgaggagtatgacgaaacctctatacacgtcctgggagtgtccggcacttgtgcaaagtaggtcgaggcatctgagagaacacttaataccagatgcaaagctgaaagatctgaaagtagggaacatactaaaattcctgacggttataggcctgcttgagatactatgatcaatagtaTAAGTAAagtagtaaaaggggcacaatagttctttaaagacatggtgcgactttcccttaacagaataataataatagttctgTCTTTCCTAAGTGTTAATAGAAGGTTTAAGGCGTAacggaaaattattttcaatttttttgaaaacgaAATGGCGgcgcaaaaaatattaaaaaaaaactccttaTTTTGGAATAACCTAAATTGACGAAATTCTACAGGTCACAATTTGTTATCTAAAACAAAAAACCATCCTTCCTTGATAGAAAACGTTCTCTCCTGGTTTCTCTATCTTCTAAAGGGAGGAAACGCTCACACTCCGTTATACACGTAGCGGCGTCTTCTGGGTAAAATTTATAACATTGAAATCCCATTGGAATACCAAGTTGATTCATAACTAGCTCTATTATGGGCATCATTGAAATAAATTAGAGCAAGGTTTACAGCAATATTGAGGACAGTTTTActacagaaagcaaatttaggAGCCATTGACCACACCATCGCAATAAAACTTTGGTTCGAATTTTAGGCAAATCCGACCAAACAACGCGTTAGTAACACATCTTTACTTGAGTCTTTGTATTATAAATTAGCTGGCCACGCTAGAGGGTAGGATTTTCATTCACTAAAACCGCTCCCCTTGCCTCGTTAGTTAGATCTCCTGCCTTCTATCCACTGTGTTCGTAACCACTCATTTCTGATTTATTTCACCTTtcacagtttatcctggattgctgcgatcatgaagttgatcgcattccagttCTCCAGACATGCTAACATTCCCTGGACAATATTTCCGGTGATAGCAATTTACCTAGAGTTTCTTCTGGATTTCTCCTTTCTTGCACGAATCTTGGACATAGGAAGAATACGTgtactgggtcctctgggaccccattgcaatttggacactcTGGTATTAACAATATCTTCCGTGAGCTGTGAAagactgggtaagattataattgatcgtCCCatactttctctccagccactcccccaAAGAAAGGGATCAACCTGGTCCCATAGCTGTTGCTCTTGGCTTTAAAGGTTATTACCAAATTGGAGAGCACATAGCATTTTTGTTTGACGCCGTAGAAATGATAGCCCCTCCTGGGCATGAATGAAGTCAGAATGGTGGATCCGGAAATACAAAAAATATCTAACCAATCaataaattcctaaaatatgtTAAACCGGACGTCACTTCCATCCTACTTAAACAAAAGCAACCATTATTCACTAACCCATAACAAACATGCCTTATGTACTGAAATAAGCAAACAACATGAGAAATCAATCCTTCGTACGATCACAGATCGCTAGGTCATAACGAAAAGGTGCCTCAAGAGGGAAAGTTTTGTAAATTCCGTTAGAATATTTGGTTATATGTCCGCTCCATTGCACGTAGTTCGTAACGCATAAGCATTTAGTATATCAGACtactctataattttgttaataatagtaatttttCACCAGACACACACGCCGAGCTTCACGAGAAGCTGCGGGCTTTCGAACCATGGCAAACTGGAAGGCCAGCGGCGTGTTACAAGGCTATGACATATTCtgtggtctgtggagtcgatgcgggagttttctcggataaaACAGTATATTCGGGTCGTATGGTTTCCCAGGgtttccaagcggaaatactggcgatattgaagcctgtcgatggctgaagcATGATACGAGTCTcaagtgtaacatagccattctgatcggCAGTCAAGCATTGGCCAGGCCAGAAATTAGCTGAGCAGTccgggcggcacgctcaaggtcacccttctCTGAGATCCCGGTGATAGGAGCATAAGGGGAAATGAGCGGGCTACCGGACTGGCTAGGCGGCAGTCCTTCGTTGAGCCCAGTCTGTGTCCCGCTAGCGACTGTTAAGGATGGATGACAGCACTAAAGTCTATTTTAAAATACTAGTTGGGTCTCTTCCTTTGATATTCAATATGGCTACATCCGGTGaacaaaattgtacacccccagTTTGCTTAGAACGATGTAGCACGTTGCCTGTATGGAGTTTAATGACAACCAACCTTCGATCAGCGAGCTAATTGAGAAAACTTCgtgtttttttaaatatgacaATTTGAAGATGATTCGATCGGCGTGATAGGAACCGTAGCCAACCGCGAATCTGGAGCAGTGCTTTTTCGAATTGATCTGTCGTCAACGTGCACTTTGTATGAtcaatatatatttctaacaaAATCAAAATGAATTCTTCCTTGGAAGGATAATTTACTATTCTACATCAATGAGCCTATgttgtatattttttatattgtacaaatttcgtgagaatttgtatagaaaattaatttctgatgaaaagaaataacagaatatatagggaaaaatttcgaacaaatTTTGTAATCTGATCTTTCTATTACCGATATGATTTTGAATGATTTAGCGAGCGAAGATCCTTGATCTAATGATCGTGAACAACACGGCCTTTGGCCACTTCATAAATCCACCAATCTTTCTTAAAACATATGGAAACTGCTTTAATGGCGTAAAATCCCCAAACGATATGGACTTAGCTGAATCTGAAATCCGACATGACGATTTGTCCGTGTGGAGATTTTAATGGCTTCCAACCTTACTCCGTCTACTATTACGTTTTCGTTTCTAGCGACGTAGGTTACATTCGTCGGGAATCGTCCAATGTAACCCAATTGGGATAATTGTCTCTATCACGCTTTTTCCAGTTTTCCGATTGAAGGCAAACACTATTGTTTTGTGGTCCATATCGCTGTAGATTGCTTGTAACCCGCGGTCGTATATGCAATAAATTCGCTGAGAATTCCCTAGAGAGACTCCAAGAACTTTCCAAGCATTAAATTGctcgagtactgctccaatCGATGTACGAAATAtgtccaattaaatggcgtatTTTCAACGTAAGGGCTCGATAACGCTGCATTGGCAATTTGCTCCTTATATTTTCGCAAACTAGCATCGGCTTGCGGATTCTACGTAATCTTGCGTTAATATTTTTCCCTGACACCAATTTTTCTGTAACAATTCTCGAAAATGACAGCCCCTATTCACGGGGTCGATGATCCGGAAATACCTACGATGCCTCGCGTTTCTCAATTTTAATGCTATTGAAAATCGTCGATGTAAACGTAGCTGAAATTCAATCCTCGAGGAGCACGATCAATATCCCGCTGGAATATTTGCGCAGCGTTACATCGACAAAATATGATCAAGTTCAAAAAGTTCAAACGGGGCGATGACTGCCGTGTTCGTGAGGTGAGTGAAATCTTGAAATCTGATAGTATGCTTCCATTGTCCTCACTCAAGAGTTGGCCCTGTTGAAGCATATAACCGAACTCGAATTTCGCTTTGCGGAATTTTCCAGATGCTGACCATTTAGCTCTTTAGACAATTGGTGATCCTTTCATCAAAATGTTATGATTTGCACCGTGTAGGTCTTCGTGTTGGGCGGAATCGTGAGGTCGACGAAATTCGTGAGTAGATCATAGTGCTGAGTTTTGCATTGCAGGATAAGTTTGTCTCTCCATGGACTAAACTTATTGAATGCTCGCCGCAAGCCGAAATTGAGGATCACGATTTGATGTCCGCAGATTCCAATGAGCGTATTATTGGCGGCATAAAGATAacagtccggatagctcagtggttagagcactaggctgtcatacggaaggtcgcggttcaaatctcactgctggcagtggaatttgcatcgtgacttgacgtcggataccagtcgactcagctgtgaatgcgtacctgagtcaaatcagggtaataatcttggacgagcgcaatgctgaccacattgcctccaacaggCTAATctgtagtgtacagttacggtcttgaatgaagtgctctaacacacttcaaagccctgatccaatatggattgttgcgccaacaattattatttacGATTAAAAATAACACTGCGTGGGTATGTGCTCAAATGCAGAGAATTTCGTGATACATGACGAGCCCAGATAAAGATTCGATGAAGGTAAACCCTGAGCAGATGTCACTACCACGCGATGATTTTCACGTCTGCATTGCACTCGAATCGGTTACCATTTTTGAAATTGTCTCTAGCTTTGCGTCACCGTTCTCTTAATTAGGTAGAACATGTCAATATGGTCTCGTTGGTCGGTGTCGTGTTGCTGCATCTGACACCCAATATGCTTATCAGCCTAGAGAGTCCTgtgagttttctttttttctttccattGCTTGGTTTCGAAtggtacgcgatgggggtgtttctagatatacaatgcgccgttgatttgatgggCAGAGTTCTGGATGAACGACCTCAATGAATTAGATACTACCATTGTTATTAATAGCGAGCTaccgagaactgagcgatttaagtgtCTCGGATCagtactatcagccaatggccaGTCGGGCACGTCatcatcggttgcgccattttgttctatcaaaggcccgACTGGATATAATagcgaagccttcaaatcaccatccagcgtaacaAGCCACCGTTCGGCTagccttttggccgcttaccatcaacttccaTGTTCCGACCAATCTTagcgagtgaattctccttagcgcgaattacgtgaccataccatagaGGACGCCTctattgcaatttttccacgatcacaactccatatcgatcgcgtatATCTtctcgccactagtccaacgcgacatcttcgtctccattatcgcaagacgccgtttattgccttttatagtcggccaacactcagagagGGCGACAAGGCGgtgacattacggtaaattttagatttgaaacgtttgttgatacgtacataacaaagaacagcagttgtggaacgtgacttcatcaaggttgcgctaatgcgtgaagcaatttcatagcacagttctccattagctgatagcattgacccgggatATTTGAATCCTCAGTGCTGGGCAAGTCAttgccgctaacagtgattgtgcctgtttcatggggatcggtcgtcaaaaattccgttttattcagattcaatctgaaaccgtgttacatgaggcgatcatttcatttttggaagaTCATTCTTGCTATTAGACCCTAGGGAAaagtcatctgcataaagcaatgcatAGGACGCTCAACGCTGGATGTCCCGTATGACAGTGTCCACAATAAGAACAAAGccgaatggtgagagggcgcttccttgatgaacaccgacagagatacgaagcggttttgatacacacgccacacttcgaactttacttttcggatcttggTAGAGCAAATTAACCCAGCGGACCAGTTGCTCTGGTACTAACTGCTGTCGTAgggcatatcagatgagttcgtgtggcacacggtcaaacgctttccccagatccagaaatgcaatgtaaagagcgcGATGCTTCTTACGCttcatgaataaccgcgcagcgtgtattcagTCAGTAGTTCTGtaattcttgacaaacccggcttgattgacGATTATtatgtgttcaaaaattttcagaatatggAACAGCAACCGGATGGAACggtaatttcaattttctgctgtgcgactatcaaagacaataaACGCCACTTCAAGGTAAAGTAGACGAAGAAATGAGGGCATGCAAGGGGTTGCACCATCGTGGATTTGCGGGAATACCGAAGGGATAAAAACTAAAGAAGacaaagaaaagaattcccgtCTACGAGtctgaatattttatatttaaaagtAGTCTAGCGACTACGAAACACTGACGCCTGTGCACTTCCAAAGCGATCAATAACAACATTGTGACAAGTTTTCAACACAAGCACCCAcgaaaaaaccctaaaaagtcACAAATTATAAACCCCTCATTTTTAAGTAACAAATTTACTAAGGCAAGGATCCACATGATCGTGCCTGCTAATGATATAGGCATTTTACCGGCCGCCCGCTTCTCGAGGGTCATCGTGAGCCATATCAACAATAGCGCTATTATAATAAATAGTTCGGAGGGTCATTAAGAAACGGAACATCACtaacaacaattttttcctAAATGCAAATAGGGAGCCACATGAAAGTGCAACACCGAGCCTAAATTCAAACTGACTTATACCACTGATGACAGATTTCATTCTACTCCCGCTGTGAAACATAAAGCTCCCTTAAAGCAGCTCATTATGACGCATCGAACTTAATATCGCTCAATATGGTTCTACGCATGAAAAAACTACATTTTGAATCTACAACAAATTCCAAAttccttaaagtcaatgaactTTATGAATACATTTATTCAGCAAGTGGCTACAGAAATACGTATTCGGGTACTAATAAGATCCATTGACCATAAGAAATTCGGAATTTGTTTACTTTTAGAGTATGACTTCAGTCAATGTAAAAGAACAGAGCGCTACACACTtttaaaacaaatacaaatactCACTTCaaagccgaaaaatctggaaaatatgCTGCCGCTTCATCGCCGAAACCTCTTGATTCTAAATTCCATAGCTTAAATAGTAGTATCACATTTAGGAAAATTAATGCTGTCAATAATACAATGACAGACCAGGAaatcaatttatatttatttgatgATTCCGTGAAAGCTGCATTTGGACTAGGAAGTTTACTTTTAGCGACATCAGGTTGCAGGGCAGGTACGGTGACGGCTTCTTCTATTGGTCGAGGCAACGTTGAGGTACCTTTAAGTTTATCTTCATTTCAGTTTGAAGCATTTTTTGCACTTGATGTAAATCATATACAAACCTCTCCTTGGACGTCGTCCTTTTCCCTTTGCTGGCGGTATACAATATTCACTTTGCAGGGCACGCAAAAGAGCCGTATAGAAATCTTCGAGACCAGCCCATGTATTTTTTTCTATAAAGCCTTTTACTACACCCCATATGGATTTCTTAAATTTAATCTGGCAATGTACGGATAGCATGGTATGGTCGTCAACCGttctaaaaatgtaaaatacagTTGCCAATTAAACCCTTACAAATGATCACATTTTAGATGCGTACTTCACAAGACAATAATGCATCAGAACACAGAAACTATCAGCATATGGAATCCCGGCGTTTACACTATTCACATCTATGGAGTAAAGTTGCCCTGGTTGACTACATTCCCTCATCACTTGCGTTTCCGTCACCTGATACGaatcaaatttcatttcaaattcatatTTTCACTGGTGTCCCACTTacatttgatgtttttggtcCAACATGTGTTAAAGCTACCGTAACGTTCACAGTTCTAACTTTGAGTCCATCTTCACCAATGGTCCAATTCCCGTGGGCCATATTCGTTGACTTTCGGCCGGCATGGAAGTCTACGAggaattttgacttggaaaataGTAAATTAAACAAAGTATCAACATTGATTGGCAAAATTGTGTGCACAAGCTGTCGTCCTTCATGCATTGACGTACATTCAGCCGTActaataaatctgaaaaaaagacaaGATTTCTTTAGTAAAACCCGTCATAACGAATGCCACGCTAAACTCACGGAATGCTTTTGTCTTCCTCTGAATCGCTAGAATTCGAAGAATCAGTTGGCAGATTTTCTGATGTTTTAATCATACTATCGTCCTTAGATCGCGCATTCTTTGTGTTCTTTCGTTTTGTCTCTGACATTTTCACTTTCTCGTCGCTGGAGTTCTTTGGAGAAACTTCCACTTTAGTTCCGTCACTACCGGTCACCATATTGCTATTACTCAGCTTATTGTCTGTAGAATTTTGATCTTCAGAGCTACCAGTCGATTTGTTTCTTGCCTCTATCGGTAGTAAACTCGTCCCCGATTGGTCTTCTTCTTTACTCAGATAAGGATCAATGTAATCTTCATCATCACTTGTTAATCCTAATTCATCACCATAGCAGTTGTGTACCCATTGCCACATTTCCTGCGGTTGCATTTGCTTGTCCATCAACGCATTTTGCCATACTCGAAATAGCATTAAAAACGCTTTGTCACGAGTGGTGAATGATGTTAAAAAATACTTTTCTGTTTTTGTAGACACTAAAATCGCATTCGGAATCACACGAGCTGTTTTCTCTTTTGTAATACTTTCAACATCTTTCCACTTTATACATAAACATGTTTCCCATCTGAATATGTTAGcataaaaacataaataattTTGCGAAACATAAAGCCGTCCATGCACCAGGATATCCCTTTGTAATGCACAtgaataatctgcaaagataaaaGATGAAAATTATGTTAAATCTACAGCGTTCAGACATTTTGCAAATTGCGTAGAATATGATATAATATCAGAAGAAAAACTATCAGATCATGAAGAATTGTGCAAAAGAACTTAAAATTTCATGAAAGATGATGAAGGATGCATGAAATATATAATCTAAAATCATGAATATTAGCCCCTTTATTGATTGCCACGTTGTGCTATATTTCACATATAAGAATTAGTTGAAAATATAATTCAACTTCCTGCAAACATTGTTTGAGATCCTTCTAAAGCTTTCCAAGAAGGTTACACTCTAAAACGACTCACTTGGCATGCATCCAAATAAGGCAGATTTAATGCAATCATTTATAGCTCAGTGATCTAACGGTtccgtggttagagcgctagctAATCGACATGGaagatcacggttcaaatctggtggcagagggatttatatTGTGACTGTATGTCggctaccagtcgactcagcggtGAATGAAAACCTGAGTGAAATCTGTGTAATAATTACGGGCGACCGCTATGATGACCTcattgtctcctcctcctcctgtagtgtaccgttacgatcttcaaTGAAAAGCTCTAAGTCACTTCAagggcctgatccaattggattgtcgcaccgacgattattattatcaaacatAAATGAAGGTCCTGGCAGTTTAAGGTAAGCCATGTAGGTATAATCCCACGGCCCCCTTCGGTCACGGATTGATTCGGAACCCtcaatcagagtcccgccgcACAGTGCATAGTACGTAAAAATCGAAA of Hermetia illucens chromosome 4, iHerIll2.2.curated.20191125, whole genome shotgun sequence contains these proteins:
- the LOC119654883 gene encoding protein Aster-B-like isoform X3: MSGQQQNKRNSSLMKKSPDNGLNGSVEDYGGSSSSSASNTSNILRPSPTPTRKTPSPTASPRGSPKLGNRNEAHHVKSPSQSSISVNAEKSDNAEDSVSKSSDSSSQQTSSDFNKSTTQVDAEKPKAASKISERAKKKSWYNVLYPSYKSRSEDFKKLFKEVPDDERLVVDYSCALQRDILVHGRLYVSQNYLCFYANIFRWETCLCIKWKDVESITKEKTARVIPNAILVSTKTEKYFLTSFTTRDKAFLMLFRVWQNALMDKQMQPQEMWQWVHNCYGDELGLTSDDEDYIDPYLSKEEDQSGTSLLPIEARNKSTGSSEDQNSTDNKLSNSNMVTGSDGTKVEVSPKNSSDEKVKMSETKRKNTKNARSKDDSMIKTSENLPTDSSNSSDSEEDKSIPFISTAECTSMHEGRQLVHTILPINVDTLFNLLFSKSKFLVDFHAGRKSTNMAHGNWTIGEDGLKVRTVNVTVALTHVGPKTSNVTETQVMRECSQPGQLYSIDVNSVNAGIPYADSFCVLMHYCLVKTVDDHTMLSVHCQIKFKKSIWGVVKGFIEKNTWAGLEDFYTALLRALQSEYCIPPAKGKGRRPRRDKLKGTSTLPRPIEEAVTVPALQPDVAKSKLPSPNAAFTESSNKYKLISWSVIVLLTALIFLNVILLFKLWNLESRGFGDEAAAYFPDFSALKDLPKNHEDWIELLRQQEALHETEMRKWQAVLQTAIELLKKTESTLSDLLLIIQFQRASPSTTQSPVPDFERDL
- the LOC119654883 gene encoding protein Aster-B-like isoform X2 yields the protein MSGQQQNKRNSSLMNKETQDIVEEPDETQEETPGKKSPDNGLNGSVEDYGGSSSSSASNTSNILRPSPTPTRKTPSPTASPRGSPKLGNRNEAHHVKSPSQSSISVNAEKSDNAEDSVSKSSDSSSQQTSSDFNKSTTQVDAEKPKAASKISERAKKKSWYNVLYPSYKSRSEDFKKLFKEVPDDERLVVDYSCALQRDILVHGRLYVSQNYLCFYANIFRWETCLCIKWKDVESITKEKTARVIPNAILVSTKTEKYFLTSFTTRDKAFLMLFRVWQNALMDKQMQPQEMWQWVHNCYGDELGLTSDDEDYIDPYLSKEEDQSGTSLLPIEARNKSTGSSEDQNSTDNKLSNSNMVTGSDGTKVEVSPKNSSDEKVKMSETKRKNTKNARSKDDSMIKTSENLPTDSSNSSDSEEDKSIPFISTAECTSMHEGRQLVHTILPINVDTLFNLLFSKSKFLVDFHAGRKSTNMAHGNWTIGEDGLKVRTVNVTVALTHVGPKTSNVTETQVMRECSQPGQLYSIDVNSVNAGIPYADSFCVLMHYCLVKTVDDHTMLSVHCQIKFKKSIWGVVKGFIEKNTWAGLEDFYTALLRALQSEYCIPPAKGKGRRPRRGTSTLPRPIEEAVTVPALQPDVAKSKLPSPNAAFTESSNKYKLISWSVIVLLTALIFLNVILLFKLWNLESRGFGDEAAAYFPDFSALKDLPKNHEDWIELLRQQEALHETEMRKWQAVLQTAIELLKKTESTLSDLLLIIQFQRASPSTTQSPVPDFERDL